Within Longimicrobium sp., the genomic segment CGATGCGGCAGCAGATCGCCGCGCAGGAGTCGCAGGTGGCCATGCTGAACCGCCTGGCCGAGTTCAACCGCAGCCAGATCGCCTCCATGCAGGTGCGCTCGGTGAACGACGGCGTGCTGCAGGAGCTGCCGGTGGAGCTGGGGCAGTGGGTGAACTCGGGGGCCACGCTGGCCAAGGTGGTGCAGCCCACGCGGCTGAAGGCGGTGCTGCGCATCCCCGAGACGCAGGCCAAGGACGTGGTGGTGGGGCAGCGCGCCTCGATCGACACGCGCAACGGCGTGATCCCGGGGCGGGTGACGCGCATCGACCCGGCGGCGCAGAACGGCACGGTGGCGGTGGACGTGGCGCTGGAGGGCGCCCTGCCGCGCGGCGCGCGCCCCGACCTGTCGGTGGACGGCACCGTCGACATCGAGCGGCTGCACGACGTGCTCTACGTGGGCCGCCCGGCGTACGGCCAGGCCGAGTCGAGCGTGGGGCTGTTCAAGATCCTCCCGGGCGGCCGCGAGGCGGTGCGCGTGACGGTGCAGCTGGGCAGGAGCTCGGCCAGCACCATCCAGGTGGTGCAGGGTCTCCAGCCCGGCGACGTGGTGATCCTGTCGGACATGTCGCAGCACGAGAACGCGGAGCGGGTGCGGCTGCGGTAGGAAAGTGCGAAGTGCGAAGTCCTGAGTGCTGAGTGCGATACAAACCCGGCGCCCGGCACAGGCATCCAAGCACCTGGCACTCGGCACCAAGGACTCAGGACTCATTCATCCCCAGCCCCGAGAGACGAGGCTCCCCATGGCGAACGGCAGCGGCAACCAGGCACTGATCCAGCTCGAGGGCGTGAGCAAGGTGTTCCTCACCGAGGACGTGGAGACGCACGCGCTCGCCAACGTCCACCTGGAGGTGAGGCAGGGAGAGTACCTGGCGATCGCCGGGCCCTCGGGGTGCGGCAAGACCACGCTGCTCTCCATCCTGGGGCTGCTGGACTCGCCCACCGACGGCGTGTACCAGCTGGCCGGCAAGCCCGTGTCGGGGCTCTCGGCCAGCGACCGGGCGCGCATCCGCAACCGCGAGATCGGCTTCATCTTCCAGGCGTTCAACCTGATCGGCGACCTGACGGTCAAGGAGAACGTGGAGCTGCCGCTCACCTACCGCGGCATGCCGGCGTCGGAGCGGCAGAAGCGGGTGCAGGAGGCGCTGGAGAAGGTGGGGATGAGCCACCGCATGAACCACTACCCCTCGCAGCTCTCCGGCGGCCAGCAGCAGCGCGTGGCGGTGGCCCGCGCCATCGCCGGCGACCCGCACGTGCTGCTGGCCGACGAGCCCACCGGCAACCTGGACTCCACCAACGGCGAGCAGGTGATGGGGCTCCTCCAGGAGCTGCACCGCGAGGGCGCCACCATCGTGATGGTCACCCACGACCCGCGCTACGCCGAGCACGCCGAGCGCACCATCCACCTCTTCGACGGCCAGGTGGTGCGCGACGAGCGCAGCGAAGTCGCCGCCGAGCTGGAGCGCCACGGCTTCGAGCTGCACGACAACTGACCCTCGCGTCTTTCGGCAGACTCACCGGACGGCGGCCGGGTGGGGAATCGTCCCCGCCCGGCCGCTGCCGCGTCCCCGCCGTGCGCCGGCCGGTTCCATCGGCCCGCTGCAAACCGATCCGGCGCGGCCCGCGTCCAATCCGGGCCGGCGCCCCGCGGTCCCCGGGGTGCACCTCCCCCTCCCGGAGATCCTCCGATGCGAACCCGCCCTCTGGCGCCTCTCTGCACCGCCCTGCTCCTCGCCGGCGCGGCGCGCGCGCAGACGGCGCGGCCGATGACGCCCGACGCGTGGCGCGAGGACCTGCGCTTCCTCGACCGGGAGCTGCGGCGGCGCCACGCGAACCTGTTCCACACCGTCACGCCCGAGCGGTGGGCGGCCGAGGTGGCCGCGCTCGACTCGGCCATTCCCCGCCTTGACGACGACGAGGTGGTCGCGCGGATGAAGCGGCTGGTGGCGCTGGTGGGGGACGGGCACACGGGGCTCGCGGTCCCCGGCCGGGTGCGCACGTACCCGCTCGTCGTCCGCCGCTTCGGCGACACCCTGCGCGTGGTGCGGACCGCGCCGGAGCACCGCCGGGCGCTGGGCGGGGTGCTGCTGCGCGTGGGAGAGATGGACGCGCTCGCCGCCTTCGACTCGCTGGCCGCGCTGGCGCCGAAGGGCGAGACCGAGGGGTGGGTGCGGGTGCTCGCGCAGGGGTACCTCGTGCGCCCCGAACTGCTGCACGGCTTCGGCATCGTCCCCCAGGCGCGGGCGGCGCGCTTCACCGTGCGGACGGACGCGGGCGAGGAGGTGGCGCTCACGCTCGCCCCCGTGGCCGCGGACTCGGCGGCGTGGGTGGACGCCTACCCGCGGCCGCCGCTGTACCTGACGCGGCGCGACGAGCCGCTCTGGCGGACGGCGCTGCCGGACGGCAGGACCTTCTACGTGGGCTTCAACGCCTACCCGTCCACGGTGGACCTCCGGCGCTTCACCGAGGAGACGGTGCGGGAGATGGCGGCGGCCGGGGCCACGCGGCTGGTGATCGATCTGCGCGGCAACGGCGGAGGCGACTACACGCGGGTGCGCGGCGGGATGATCCCCGTGCTGCAGCGCGCGGGCTTCGGCGCGCGCGGGCGGCTGTACGTGCTCACCGGGCCCCGCACCTTCTCGGCGGCGATGAACAACGCGGCGGACTTCCGCTCGATGCTGCGCGCGGTCCTGGCCGGCGAGCCCACGGGCGCGCGGCCGAACGGCTACCAGGAGAACGACGGGATGCGGCTCCCCAACTCGGGGATCGAGGTCGGCTTTTCCACCCGCTACTACAGGTTCCAGGACGAGGACACGCCGGGCGTCCTCCCGGACCAGCGCATCGAGCCCACCTGGGCGGACTACGCCGCCGGCCGCGACCCGGTGCTGGAGTGGGTGCTGGCCCAGCCGCTCGCAAGGCAGGAGCGCGCTTCGACCGGCACCCTCGCGATCGCGGGGTCCCCGGTGTCCGTTCCTGGGACGCAGATTCCCGGCACCGCACAGGCAAAGCATCCGTCATCTTTCGCTAAGTATATGATGTAAAGCAGCTTGCGTCGAATGTGATTCGGGCACGCTCCTTCCTTTTCTCTCCGCCCATCGCGCTCCTCCATCGTCCGCACCGCGGGCGGCGCACTTCGCACCCAGCACTTCGCACTTCGCACTCCGGCTATGGACACCCTCCTCCAGGACCTCCGCTACGCCGTCCGCACGCTGGCGAAGTCGCCCGGGTTCGCGCTCGCGGCGGTGCTCACGCTGGCGCTGGGGATCGGCGCCAACACGGCGGTGTTCAGCGCGGCGAACGCGCTCCTGCTCCGGCCCCCGCCGGGGAGCGAGCCCGGCCGGCTGGTGCGCGTTTACCGCGGCAGCCACTCGCCGCTCTCGCCCGGGGAGCTGCGCTACGTGCGGGAGCACAACCGCACGCTCGAGGGCCTCTTCGGCGAGCGGCGGGCCGTGGTGGCGCTCAACACGGCGCGCGGCAACGAGCGGGCGGTGGTGGAGCTCGTCAATGGCAACTACTTCACCCTGCTGGGCGTGCCCGCCGCCCGCGGGCGGGTGTTCACCCCGGCGGAAGACTCGGTCCCCGGCGTCAGCCCCGTGGCCGTGCTCAGCCACCGCTGGTGGAAGGCCCGCTTCGGCGCCGACCCGGCCGTCGTGGGCCGCACCATCCGGCTGAACGGGCGCGCCTACACGGTCGTCGGCGTGGCGCCGGAGCACTTCAGCGGCACCTTCCCGGGCTTCAGCGCGCACGCGTGGCTGCCGATGTCGGAGCTGAAGCCGCTCACCGGGATGGACTTCGAGGACGCCGGGAGCCTGTACGCCATGGGCCGGCTGAAGCCGGGCGCCACGCGCGACGCGGCCGCCGCCGACCTGAAGGTGCTGGCGGGGCAGCTCACCGCCGCCGACCCCCGGCTGCGCCGGCCGGTGACGCTCACGGTGGACCATGCGCGCGGGGTGAACGCGGAGCTGCGACCCCAGGCTGCGGGCGTGGCGGGCGGGCTGCTGTTCGTCACCCTGCTGGTGCTGCTGATCGCCTGCACCAACGTGGCGAACCTGATGCTGGCGCGCGCCACCGCCCGCCGCCGCGAGATCGGCATCCGCCTGGCCATCGGGGCCAGCCGACGGCGCCTGGTGCGCCAGCTCCTCACCGAGAGCGTGCTGCTGGCGCTGGTGGGCGGCGTGCTGGCGCTCTTGATCGTGACCTGGCTGGCGGACCTGGCGGCGGCGCTCGTCCCCGCCACCTCGGAGGTGGCGCTCGACTTCTCGCCCGACCGGCGGGTGCTCTTCTTCGCCCTGGGCGCCTCGCTCTTCGCCGGGGTGCTCTTCGGGCTGCTGCCGGCGCTGCGGGCCTCCGCTCCGGAC encodes:
- a CDS encoding ABC transporter ATP-binding protein → MANGSGNQALIQLEGVSKVFLTEDVETHALANVHLEVRQGEYLAIAGPSGCGKTTLLSILGLLDSPTDGVYQLAGKPVSGLSASDRARIRNREIGFIFQAFNLIGDLTVKENVELPLTYRGMPASERQKRVQEALEKVGMSHRMNHYPSQLSGGQQQRVAVARAIAGDPHVLLADEPTGNLDSTNGEQVMGLLQELHREGATIVMVTHDPRYAEHAERTIHLFDGQVVRDERSEVAAELERHGFELHDN
- a CDS encoding HlyD family efflux transporter periplasmic adaptor subunit yields the protein MVDIPRKPVKSRRQWIYGGAALAVLALVTLALSRMEPAAPTVDGATVWRDTVRRGEMVRQVRGPGTLVAEDIRWISAVTQGRVESKLVQPGTMVRAGTVLVTLSNPDVERAALEAQRQLTAARGDLTTLRTNLQNQLLSQEATVAQIQAQYNEAERQARSAEGLARQNMVSASELARARDNASDLRTRLDVERKRIDFLRQSMRQQIAAQESQVAMLNRLAEFNRSQIASMQVRSVNDGVLQELPVELGQWVNSGATLAKVVQPTRLKAVLRIPETQAKDVVVGQRASIDTRNGVIPGRVTRIDPAAQNGTVAVDVALEGALPRGARPDLSVDGTVDIERLHDVLYVGRPAYGQAESSVGLFKILPGGREAVRVTVQLGRSSASTIQVVQGLQPGDVVILSDMSQHENAERVRLR